The DNA window AAACGCCTGTTCGCCACCGTAGCCCTGCTGGCAACCCTGATCCCCATCGGCCACGCTGCCGCCGGCGAGATCGCGCTGTACACCCACGCCGAGTTCCGCGGGCCCCAGGTGACCGTGCGCGGCACCACCACCAATTTCGAGCACATGGCTTTCAACGATCGCGTGTCTTCGGTCGTCGTGCGGTCGGGTACCTGGGAACTGTGCGAGCACAAGGATTTCGGTGGCCGCTGCATCGTGCTGGAGCGGGGCGAGTACCCGATGCTGAACGGCTTCAACGACGTGGCCTCGTCGGCGCGCGAGGTGGACCGCCGGCGCGACCGCGATGGCTACCGGGGCGATGGCCGCAATGAGCATGGCGACCGCAACGACCGCCGGGATGACTGGCGCGACCGCCGGGGCGATGACCGCCGCGGCCCGCCGGTCGAGCTGTATGGCGCCCGCAATTTCAGCGGCGACCGCGTCGCGCTCGGGGGCGACCTGCATTCGCTGCGCTCGAAGGATTTCAACGACCGCGCGGGCTCGTTGATCGTGCGCGAAGGCGAGTGGGAAGTCTGCGAGCACGACGACTACCGCGGTCGTTGCAGGGTCTTCGGGCCGGGCCGCTATCCGGCCATGGAAGGCTTGAACAACCAGGCCTCGTCCGTGCGCCGGGTGCGCTGAGCCAGGACGGCAAGGCCGAAAAAAAAGACGCCGCGGCGTCTTTTTTTGCTTATCCCTTCAGCGCCTTTTCCAGCAACTGGTGCAGCGCCGCGAATTCCGGCTTGCCCACGTAGCGCTTGACGATCTTGCCATTCTTGTCGATGACGAAGGTGGTCGGCGTCATCGTCACGTCGCCGTACGCCTTCGCGGCTTCGCCGGTGATGTCGAGCGCCACCTTGAACGGCAGCTGCCGTGTTTCGGTGAAGTTCACCACGTAGTTGGGCGGGTCGTATTTCATGGCCACGGCGATGAGTTCCAGGCCCCGGCCCTTGAACCGGTTGTACGTGTCGGCCATTTCCGGCATCTCGGCCACGCAGGTGGCGCACGACGTGGCCCAGAAGTTCACGATCACCACCTTGCCCTGCAAGTCGGTCGGGGTGATGCGTTCGCCCTTGATGCCGGTGAACGTGACCTGCGGCGCGGCGGGCGCGCTGTTCAGCGACATCCACGCGGCGAAGCCCGCGCCCGCGATCACGGCGGCCGCGAGCGCCGGCTTGATCCATGCTTTCGAGGAGGTGCTCATGATCGGCCGTCAGTCGCGCAGTCAGTTCGACGCTTGCGCCGGGGCCGGTGTGTTCTGGTACTGCTTGTACTCCTCTTCCGAGATGTACTCGAACACGCGCACCACCTTCGTCACACCGCTCACGCCGCGCGCGATCTCGGTCGCGCGGTTGGCTTCGAACTGCGTCACGCGGCCCATCAGGTAGACTTCGCCGCGCTCGGTCACCACCTTGAACGAATTGGCGGAAATATCCTTTGCGTCGACCAGGCTGGCTTTCACTTTCGTGGTCAGCAGCGTGTCGTTCGAGCGTGACGTGTAGCTGGCCGGGCCGGCGATCGCCAGCTCGTTGGTCACCGATTGCACGCCTTCGATCGCCTTCACTTCGCGCTCGACGGCTTCCTTCTTGGCCTGGTTCGGCACTTCGCCGGTGATCAGGACCTTGCGGTTGAACGCATTCACGTTCACGTGGCCGGTATCGTCGAGCACGTTACGCAGGCGCACATCCGCCTTGACGGCGATCGTCTTGTCCTCGGTCTGCGCGCCGAACGTGCGGCGGTCCGATGCCGCCATGGTGCCGGCGACGGCGCCGCCGACCACGAGGCCGACGCAGCCCGACAGGCTGCTCATCAACGCGCCACCCAGCAGGGCGATCGCGACGGGGCGCTGCCAGCGGGCCATCAGGGATTTACTCATGCACATCTCCTCCAAACAGGGCGACGTCGATGCCATCGCAAATGCAATGGATACACGTCAGGTGGACTTCCTGGATACGCGCCGTGCGCTCGGCCGGCACGCAGATATGCACGTCGGCGTCGGTCAGCATCTTGCCGATGGCGCCGCCGCCCTTGCCGGTCAGTGCCACCACGCGCATTTCGCGCTCCAGCGCCGCTTCGATCGCAGCCATCACGTTGGCCGAATTGCCGGACGTGGAAATGGCCAGCAGGATGTCGCCGGCCTGGCCGAACGCCTGGACCTGCTTGCTGAAGATTTCGCGGTAGCTGTAATCGTTCGCCACCGCCGTCAGCAGCGACGTGTCGGTGGTCAGTGCCAGCGCGGGCAGCGGGAAGCGCTCGCGCTCGAAGCGGCCGACGAGTTCCGCAGCGAAATGCTGGGAGTCGGCTGCCGAGCCGCCATTGCCGCAGGCGAGAATCTTGTTGCCGTTGGAAAGGGCTGAGAACATCAGTTCGATAGCCTGCGCGATGGGTTGCGCGAGCACGGTGGCGGACTGGATCTTGGTTTCGGCACTTTCGTGGAAGTGCGAGAGGATGCGTTGGTTCGTCATAGTCTTGAAATTATATAGTGCTGCGGTCCTTCACGGCCGGCAATGCCTGTTAATAATGCTTACAAAAGAGGCTTATGAAAAGGTTAAAGGTGGCGTTCAGGCATGTTGCCACAGCCTTTCAATACGCTTTCCTGGCGGGCACCGATACCGTGATTGCCGTTCCCGCACCGGGCTTGCTGTCGATCTCCAGCGTGGCACCGATGACGCCGGCGCGCTCGCGCATGCCCACCAGCCCCCAGTGGCCGGGGCGGTGCCCGGCCATGGCGACGGGTTCCTCCAGGCCCTGGCCATTGTCGCGGATGCGCATGACGAACGCCGTGGCGCCATATCCCAGGTCCAGTTCGATCCGGGTGGCGTGCGCATAGCGCGAGGCATTGAACAGCGCCTCACGCGCGATGGCATAGAGCTCTTCATGCACGTCGGGGCGCAATGGCCGCGGCGTGCCGGTCACCTTCATGTCGAACGCGTGCGGAGCGTGGCTGGCGAGGCCCTTGCCATACTGCCCGAGCGTCAGCTCCAGTATTTCCGGCGCGGCCGACTCGCGCAGCACCATGATCTGGTCCCTGCCTTCCATGAGCAGGCGTTCGGCCAGATCGAGCGTCTGGTCCAGGCGCGTGCGTTCCACTGTGCCTTCCGGCAGGTAGCGGCTGTGCGCGTCGAACGAGAGCAGCAGCGACTGCATGCTTTGCAGCAGGGTGTCGTGCAGCGTGCGCGCGATGCGCGTGCGTTCGGTCAGGCGTTCGTGCAGGCGCTCCTGCATGAGCCGCGTGAGGTAGCGGATCCGCACCGCATAAGCCACATACAGCAATAGCAAGGTGGCGGCCACCAGCAGCAACTTGAACCAGATGCTTTGCACGAACGTGGGCGGAATGCCGATCTCCAGCGCGGCGCCTTCCATGTTCCAGAGATTGTCCTCGTTCGACGCGATGACCTCGAAGCGGTAGCTGCCCGGCGCCAGGTTGGTGTAATTGGCCTGCCTGCGCCCGGCGGCATCCTGCCAGCCGCGATCCAGGCCGACCAGCCGGTAGCGCAGGCGCACCCGTTCGGGGATCGACAGGGAAAGGGCGGTGAAGTCGACCTGCAGGTTGCGCGTTCCCCGCGGCAGGTCGAGCGCCCGCGTGGCGATGGCATGGCCGGCGATGGCGTGACTGGCAATGGCATGAGGCTGGCCGTCGGCGACGATGCCGGTGATGTCGACCGGCGGCGCCAATGGATTGCGCGGGATGGCGGCCGGATCGATGGTACCGACCGAGCCTGTTGTTGCATACCACAGCAGGCCGTCGCGCGAGCGCCGCAGCGAGGGCACCGGCCGCAACTGCGTCGCGTGGCCCTGCATGCCGTCCCGCGCATCGAAACGCTCGAAGTCCACGGCCGCGCCGTTGTTGAGCCATCCATCCAGCCTGGCGGCGGGCACGCGATACAGGCCGTCGGCACCGTGCAGCCACAGGTCGCCATCGGGCATGCGGACGATGCCCGACACGCCGCGGAACCGTTCCTGGCGTTCGCCGTGCAGGGCCGTGAAGCGGCCGTTGCGATACAACGCCACGCCGTTTTCCCCGCCGGCCCACATCGCGCCGGAACCGGCCTTGCTGTCGAAGTGCAGGGTCAGCACCGTCCCCAGGTCCAGGCCCTGGGCTGGGCCGAGCCTGCGCACATTGGCGCCGTCGACGACGGTGACCTGGCTGCGCACATGCGCCATCCACAGCGCGCCTGCGCCATCGCGGGCCATGGCGGTGGTGAGCAGCTCGGGAATGTCGCGCAGGCCGCCCGACTTGACCCATTGGCCGCCGACGAGCTTGTGCACGCCGGTACCGAGATTGAAGGAGGCCCACAGCGCGCCCTCGCGATCCTGCTGCATGGCATGGACGCGGTAGGTCTTGACGCCGCCCGGAAACGGGATCGCTGCCAGCGTGCCGTCCGGATCGCGCCGCAGCACGCCTTCCATCCCGCCCAGCCACAGCGTGCCGTCCGGTGCCGTGTAGCTGGCCGTGATGGCGCCCGGCACTTCCCGGGCGATGCGTCCGTCGGGACCGTAGCGCCACAGGTCGCGGGCATAATCGCCCACCCACATGTCGCCGGCGGGCCCGGCCACCAGCACCGGATATTCCAGCGGCGTGGCGACGGGCACCGTATGCAGCCGGTTCGGCCGCAGCCGGTCGATCCCGCCCGACGTGCCGATCCACAGGTTGCCTTCGCGGTCCTGGAAGATCGCGCCCAGGATGGGGCCGGTGATGCCGTTCAGCGGCGACAGGAACTGGTCGGGCCGGCCGGCGGCATTCGGAGACACCTTGCGTTCCAGGCTGTCGGCATGGGTGACCCACATCGTTCCCCGCCGGTCGAAAAGCATGCCGATACCGGCGAATGCCGGCGCGGCCGGCTGGCCGGCGGGCGGCGGCGCGGTGCGCACGCGGTGATAGCCGCGTTCGAAATCGTTGCCCCAGATCGTGCCGTCCGGCCCTTCGCATAGCCACACCAGCGCCTTGCGCGGCCATGCGTGCGTAAACCGGGTTTCGCCCGGGCGACGGAAATAGGCGCCCGAGTTGGTGCCGACCCAGGTGGTGCCGTCGCGCGCGAACAGTACCTGGAACACGCCACGGGTCGGCAATCCCGCCTCTTCCCGCAGGTAAGCGAAGCGCCTGGCGCCGGGGGCGAGCACCGCCACGCCATCGCGCATCGCCGCCCAGATCGCGCCATCCGGCGCGGCTTCCAGGTGCATCACGCCGACCGGCTGCACGCCGTCGCCTTCCATGTACGTGCGCGAGCCATCCTTCCTGAACACGGCAATGCCGCCGACGCGGTAGCCGACCCACATGGCGCCGTCCGGCGTGGTCGTCAGCGCCATGATGTTGCTGGATTGGAGCGGGTGGCCATGGACCTTGTCGGTGCGGTCGAAGCGCACGCCGTCGTAGCGGTACAGGCCCGTCGGCGTGGCGATCCACAGCCAGCCGTCCGGCCCCTGTGCGAATTTCGTGACGCCCACCGGCGCGCCATCGAGCGCCGTCCAGGCGGTATGGGTGAAGTCGGCCAGCAATGGGCGCGATATCGGCGGTGATGCCGGCGGTGATGCCGGCGGCTCGGCGCCGGCAAGGGCATGCGCCGCCACCACCAGCAGGAACAGCAAGGCCTTGAGTGCGCGGACGATCATCGGTCGAACATCATGCGGGCGGAGCGTCTCCCGCAGCCTGCGGCAGGCGGACGGTGAACCTGCTGCCTTCACCGGGGCCATCGCTGTCGGCCGTGATCGATCCGCCATGCATGTGCACGAGGCCGCGGGCGATGGACAGGCCGAGCCCGAGGCCGCCCTGCGAGCGGTCGATGGTCGTCGGGCCCTGCACGAGCGAATCGAAGATGGTCGGCAGCACGTCGGGCGCGATCCCGACCCCGGTGTCGCTGACATCGATGACGACCATGCCATCGGTGCAGCTCGTGCGCACCGAGATGCTCCCGCCTGCCGGCGTGTACTTGATGGCGTTGGCCAGGAGATTGTCGACGACCTGCGTGAGCCGGTTCGTATCGCCGGTCGCGTAGGCATCCTCCACCCAGACCATCCATTCATGGTCCTTGGTATTGGCGACCATCTTCGCATCGCAGCAGAATTTCACGAGTTCGCCCACGTTGACGCGGGCGGTCCGCAACGTCACCTTGCCGGACAAAACCCTTCGCACGTCGAGCAGGTCGCCCACCATGTGGGTGAGGTGCGCGAGCTGGCGGTTGACGATATCCCACGCGCGGTCCCGGTTCGGCGCGGGCATCCCGGGCATGCGGACGGCGGCGACGGCATTGGTGAGGGCGGCCAGCGGGTTGCGCAGCTCGTGGCTCAGCATCGAAATGAAGTTGTCCTTTGCTTCGTCCTGGGCTTCGGCGCGCAGCCGCGCCGACCGTTCCATCGCCAGGAGCCGTTCGCGCTCGTCTTCCAGCGCGGCGCGCGCGGCGCTTTCATGCGCCAGGGCCAGGCCGGTGCGGTGCAGCACGTGCGACAGTCCGTCCGCCTCCTGCAGGCCGGAAGGCGCCACGCTGACCACCGTTCCCTCGGCCAGCGCCTGCGCGGCCGACGTCGCCCCCTTGAGCGCCCGGTCGATGCGGCGTGCGAAAAAGACGGCGATGCTGACTGCGACACCCAGGATCGCCAGCAAGGCCGCGGCTGCATACCAGGTGGTCAAGCGGGCGGCCGATTCGATTTCATCGACGGGAACACCGATGGCCACGGTCCAGTTGGTGAGGCTGGAGCGGACGAAGACGGTGTACACCCGCACACCTTCGCGCGTGACGTTGTCGACCATGCCGTTGGCTTGCCGGCGCGAGGCTTCGTACAGGGCCGGGCGCACGGGCTTGCCGACGAATTGCGCGGCGGCCCTGTTGCGTGCGATCGAGATGCCGTTGGCATCGAACACACCGATGATCCAGCCGGGGCCCAGCGTATGGCGCTGGAAGACCTTGTTGAAGTAATTCGGATCGAAGATCTGCACGACGACATACTGCCTGCCGACCGCCTTGGGAACCGGCACGTTCACGGACACCACGCCGCGCTTCGACTTGGCGCCGATGAAGTAGCCGCCGACCCGGGTGCGTTGCGCGTCGTAGATGTCGGCAGCCCATTTTCCGGTGTTTTTCGCCAGCGGTGTGCCATAGGGCACCAGGGTGTTGATCACGCCGCTGCCCGAATAATCCGCGATCATCGTCCAGCTCAGGGGCGAGGTGCGCGTTGCCGACAGCAGCTGGTACAGGCCTTCGATGTCATCGGTCCTGATTTCGCGGGAATTGGCCACGATGCGGTTCGCCGCTTCGGCCCTGGCGATTTCGCTGTCGATTTGCAGCGACGTGGAATTGGCCATTTCCTCGATGCCGCGGATGCGCGACTCACGTTCGGACTGCAACAGCATCGCCAGCCCGAACGTCGCCAGGCATGCCACCGGCACGATGATTGCCACCAGCATCAGCAGTAGGTAGGTGCGTGTCTTCATCGATGGGGCGACGGGGCAGCGTCGCGCGGGACTCGCGGGTGATTGCTCAGCCGATCATGTTATCACTTCGGTTATCACTTCGGTACGGGCTTGCGGGCCGGCCGGGGCAGGCGCTCAGTCCAGCACGTTCTTCAGCCAGCCGATGGCATCGCCGTCGATCGCCACCACGTCGAACCGGCACGGCGGCAATTTCGGGTAGCGCAGCAGGAATACTTGCGCGGCGATCTTCATGCGCCGCTGCTTGGCGGGCGTGATGCTGGCGGCGGCACCGCCGAAGGCGCGGCTGCGGCGCCGGCGCACCTCGACGAAGACGAGGTGCGTGCCGTCGCGCATGATCAGGTCGAGCTCACCGCCCTTGCAGCGGAAGTTGCGTTCGACGAGCGCCAGGCCATGCAGCCGCAGGTGATCGAGGGCGGCATCCTCGCCCAGCTGGCCCTTGCGCTGCAGGTCGGTCTGGGCCATGGCGCCATCATGGCGTGGTGACGGGCACCGGCACGCCGTTGCGGTAGATGGCGGCTGGCTCCACGCGCTTCACGCGCGCCGGGCCGTTGCCGAAGTCGATCGACAGCTGGCCCGTCACGCCATCGAGCGAGATCGGCTGGCCGGGGCGCAGCGCGATCTCGCGCGCCACGCGGAAGGCATCGATGCCCAGTGCGTAAAGACGTTCCATGTCGGCGGTGAGGCGCTCGTCGTCGCGCGGGACCGGCTGCGGGTAACTTGCCACCGTGGGGTTGTCGCGCTGGATCTGCCATGGCAGGTCCAGCAGCTTCACGCCATCGAGCTCGGCCCCCTGGTACAGCGACACGCGGCCCGGATTCAGCGACGACGTGCCAAACAGCGGAATCTCGCTCAGCGGCGGCGCGGACAGCGCCACGCGCAGCTGGCGCGCCTGGTCGGCATCGAGCGCGGCGAACAGCAGGTCCACCGGCTGCTCGACGAGGCGGGCACGCAGTGCCACCATTTCGCCGTCGCTCAGGTAACCGTTCAGCGCCGTCAGCTCCAGCGTCTTCGTGGCCATGCCCACTTGCGGCGCGTGCCCGGCGAACGCGCTGGCGATGCGGCGCTGCCAGGCGGTGCTGCCGGACAGGATCATCACGTTCGCGCCCGGGTACTCGCGCGCGGCCCATTCGGCCACCTGGCGCGCCTCTTCCTCGATCGACAGGCCGATCGACAGCATCTTGGGCGGCAGCGTGGTGCCTTCGCGGTCTTCCGGATGGTTCAGCGCGATGGTGGGCTTCGTCACCAGCGGGCTGGCGGCGACGGCCGTGACGGCGGAGCGGGCCAGCGGGCCCACGATGATGTCCTGCTGCGCCAGCGCGGCCTCGTAGGTGGAGAGGATGTCGTCCGCGGCATCGCCCGTTTCGATGATGGTGACCTCGAAGCCGGCGCGCTCGCGTTCCCAGGCTGCCATGAAACCGGCGCGCACGGCATCGGCGGCGCGGCCCAGCGTTTCGGAACGCAGCGGCAGCACGACGCCGATGCGCACCGCCTGGCCCGGCACCGTGGCGGCGGCCTGGCCTTCGGCCGGCGTGCCGGGCATGGCCACGGCGAACGTCTGCACCTGGGCTTCTTCCTCGGGTGTGGGCGCGGGAGGGCGCTCGGGCGGCGCGGTCACGCGCGGCGCCGGGCTTGTCACGGTCTCGATTGGCGCGCACAATGCCCCCGGGCTGCCGCAAGGCGTGCTGCACGCCGATACCGACAGCGCGGCCGCCACGCACAACAGCAGTGTTTTGATTTTATTCGCCAGCATCCTACCCCCAATGACAGTTCACGAATCCAGCCCGATCGCCGCCCTGCCGGTGCTCGGCGAGACCGCGCTTCAAACGTACCCTACGGCAACATTGTACGTAGTGGCCACTCCTATCGGCAATGTAACCGACATTGGCCTGCGGGCGCTGCACGTTCTCGGGCTGGTCGACGCGGTCGCTTGCGAAGATACCCGCAATACCTCGCACCTGATGCAGCGCTTCGGCATCAGCAAGCCTTTGCTGGCCGCGCACATGCACAACGAAAGGGAGGCGGGCGAGACGATCGTGCGGCGGCTGCAGGCGGGCGAGCGCATCGCGCTGGTGTCCGATGCGGGCACGCCCGCCGTCTCCGACCCGGGCGCGAAGATCGTCGACGCGGTCCGTGCCGCCGGCTTGCGCGTGGTGCCGCTGCCCGGCGCGTCGGCCGCCGTCACGGCCCTGTCGGCCAGTGGCCTGATCAACGACCAGTTTCATTTCGTCGGCTTCCTGCCCGCCAAGGCAAAGCAGCGCGAGACGGCGCTGGCCGCCTTGCGCAACGTGACCGCCACGATGGTGTTCTACGAGGCGCCGCACCGCATCGCCGAATTCACGCAAGCGCTGGTGGCCGTGTTCGAGCCCACGCGGCAAGTCGTGTTCGCGCGCGAACTGACCAAGTTGTTCGAGGAAATCCACCGCTGCCCGCTGTCCGATGCCATGGCCTGGCTGGCCGGCGATGCGCACCGGGAAAAGGGCGAGTTCGTCGTGCTGCTGGAAGGCGCCGCCGCGCAATCCGATGCGCAGGACGCCGAAGCCGAACGGGTGCTGAAGATCCTGCTGGCCGAACTGCCGCTCAAGCAGGCCGCCAGCCTCGCCGCGCAGATCACGGGCGCCAAGAAGAATGCGCTCTACGACCGGGCGCTGGCGCTGAAGGAAAATACGTAACGGCAAAACTGGGGCGATACGGCGACCCGGCGTAAAACTGGGGACGTACCCCTGTTTCGAGGAAAGAATTGCCTCTAAACAGGGGTCTGTCCCTGGTTTTTAAGGGGTGCCGGGACCGCAGTTTTCGGCGAAGCCGGGCACGTGCGACAGGCGTTCCATGTAGGCGGCCACGGCTGGCAGCTCGATGCGGTCGATCGGTGTCGCACGCCAGCGGTGGGTGGAAACGCCGATGACCACGTCGGCCAGCGAGACGGTGTCGCCGGCCACGAAGGCGCCGGTCCGGGCCAGGTGGCGGTCCAGCAGCGCCATTTTTGTATTCCAGTCGCGCACGCCGGCGGCCACCGCTTCGGGGCTGAATTGCGTGCTGCCACGCAGCAGGGTCATGAAGGGCGCCCGCCACGATGCATTCAGCTCCGTGGCCTGCCAGTCCATCCACTGCTCGATGCGGGCGCGCTGCAGGCGGTCGGCCGGCAGCAGGAAGCTGTCGTGCGCGAGGTAGCGGCAGATCGTGTTCGATTCCCACAGCACCGTGTGGCCATCGCGCAGCACCGGCACCTGGGCGTTCGGGTTCAAGGCGAGGAATTCGGGCACGTTCGGGTCGCGCTCGCCCTTGCCCCACGGCTCGAGTTCATATGGCAATTCGAGCAGGCGGCAAGTCCACAGCACCTTGCGCACATTGATCGACGGTAATTTCCCCAATATTGTCAGCATCGATAACCTTTCGTCAGAATTTGCAGCCGCTGTCCTTCTTGTCCATCAACATGATGAGTGGTGCCAGCAAGCCGGCCCCGGAATAGGCCGTCTTGCAATCCGGGCGGGCCGAGTTCTCGATATGCCGGCCCAGCCGTTGTTCCTTGGTTTCCTGCCATTCCTTGCCCCGGTTGAGCTTTTCCGCTGCCCAGTTCGTCGCTGGTGGGTTCAGGTCGTTCGCCATTGCCCGGGCGGCGCTGCGTGCCGCGTCCGGGTCGAAGCGGGGGGCATTGTCCGCCGGTGCGGCTTCGGTGGGCTCGGCTGGCACGACCGTCATCACTGGCGGCGCTTCGGTGTCGGGTGCGCCGCGCTCCGGCGTGGCGCGGATCGGCGCTGGACGGGAAGCGGGCTCTTTCGCTCTTGCCTGCCTTGCCGGCGGTTCCGCCCGGCGGACGGGTTCAGGCGGCGGTGGCGGCCGTGTCGGCGGCACGAGGCGGATCGTCAGCGGCTGGGCCCAGCGGCGTTCGTCCGGCTGGGCGGGTGGCGCCGATGGCGCGCGCAGCATCGACAGCAGCAGCGCGTGCAGCAGGATCGAAACGGCAATACCGGCCACCAGCCCGCCGCGGCGCGGCCGGTCGGGATAAGTCAGGGTCTGTTGCATGGCTCCAAGTCCTGGAACAGGGATGCTTATATTCGCATATTGTTTATTTGCTATGTGGACATCGAAACGAATTTTTTAAGAGGGCCTTGACGCGATCGGTTTCGAGCGGTATTATCTTGCTTCTTCGGAGTGTAGCGCAGCCCGGTAGCGCATCTGGTTTGGGACCAGAGGGTCCAAGGTTCGAATCCTTGTACTCCGACCAAGATTCATCAGAAACCCCCGCAAGCTCAGGCTTGTGGGGGTTTTTGTTTGTGCCGGCGGTTTGTCATGACCCAAGGCTGGGCCCGCATTGCCGGGCCCGGCAACACGGGCCCGACGATACTTCAGTCGCTCAATACTTCAGCCGTTGCGCTTGGCCAGCAGGGCATTCCCGGCGCGGCTGGAACTCTTGCGGCCGAGGAATTGCGAGATGTAGTGGCCAGCCTCGGCCACGGCGTCCAGGTCCACCCCGGTTTCGATGCCCAGTCCGTTCATCATGTACAGCACGTCTTCGGTGGCGATGTTTCCGGTGGCGCCTTTCGCATACGGGCAGCCGCCCAGACCCGCCACGGACGAGTGGAAGATCGAGATGCCCAGTTCCAGCGAAGCATAGATGTTCGCCAGCGCCTGGCCGTAGGTATCGTGGAAGTGGCCGGACAGCGCATCGATGCGGAAGGCGCGGATCGCCGTTTCCATCACCGCCTGCGTGTGGCGCGGCGTGGCCACGCCGATCGTGTCGGCGATGTCGATTTCATCGCAACCCAGGTCGCGCATCCGGGCCACCACGTCGGCCACGGCATCGAGGGGCACATCGCCCTGGTAGGGGCAGCCGAACGCGGTGCTGATGCTGCCGCGCAGCCGCACGCCGTTATCCTTCGCGGCCTTCGCCACCGGCTCGAAGCGGGCGATGGATTCGGCGATCGAGCAGTTGATGTTGCGCTGCGAAAAGGCTTCCGACGCCGAGCCGAAGATCACCACTTCATCCGCCTTCGCCGCCAGCGCGGCTTCGAAGCCCTGCATGTTCGGTGTCAGCGCGGAATAGATCACGCCCGGCTTGCGCGCGATGCCGTCCATGACTTCGCGGCTGGTGGCCATCTGCGGCACCCATTTCGGCGACACGAACGCCGCCGCTTCCACGTTGACGAAGCCCGCGGCGGACAGGCGATTCACCAGCTCGATCTTCACCTCGGCCGGCACGTTTTCCTTTTCGTTCTGCAGCCCGTCGCGCGGGCCCACTTCCACGATCTTTACTTTTTTCGGCAGGTCCATGTCAGTACCCCAGTTCTCTGTTGATGACGTCGGCAACGGGCTCACCCCGTGCCAGCTGGCCGATCTTGCCGGCGATCTGCCGCACGCTCTCGTCGCGCAGGGTGAGCGCGGAAATGTGCGGCGTGATCGTGATGCGCGGCTCGTCCCAGAACGGATGCTGCCGCGGCAGCGGTTCGTTGCGGAACACGTCGAGCGTGGCGCCGGCGATGTGGCCGGATTGTATGTAAGCCAGCAGGTCCGGCTCCGACAGGTGCGCGCCCCGCGCCACGTTGATCACGTAGGCGCCTTTCGGCAGCTTGCCCAGGTTGGCGCGGTCCAGGATATTCGCCGTGGCATCCGTCAGGGGCAGCATGCAGACCAGCACGCGCGTGCCGCGCAGGAAGGCATCGAGCCCGTCGTCGCCGGCGAAACTGCGCACCCCGTCGATCGCCTTCGGGCTGCGCGAC is part of the Pseudoduganella lutea genome and encodes:
- a CDS encoding beta/gamma crystallin-related protein, with amino-acid sequence MKRLFATVALLATLIPIGHAAAGEIALYTHAEFRGPQVTVRGTTTNFEHMAFNDRVSSVVVRSGTWELCEHKDFGGRCIVLERGEYPMLNGFNDVASSAREVDRRRDRDGYRGDGRNEHGDRNDRRDDWRDRRGDDRRGPPVELYGARNFSGDRVALGGDLHSLRSKDFNDRAGSLIVREGEWEVCEHDDYRGRCRVFGPGRYPAMEGLNNQASSVRRVR
- a CDS encoding peroxiredoxin family protein; this encodes MSTSSKAWIKPALAAAVIAGAGFAAWMSLNSAPAAPQVTFTGIKGERITPTDLQGKVVIVNFWATSCATCVAEMPEMADTYNRFKGRGLELIAVAMKYDPPNYVVNFTETRQLPFKVALDITGEAAKAYGDVTMTPTTFVIDKNGKIVKRYVGKPEFAALHQLLEKALKG
- a CDS encoding BON domain-containing protein, with amino-acid sequence MCMSKSLMARWQRPVAIALLGGALMSSLSGCVGLVVGGAVAGTMAASDRRTFGAQTEDKTIAVKADVRLRNVLDDTGHVNVNAFNRKVLITGEVPNQAKKEAVEREVKAIEGVQSVTNELAIAGPASYTSRSNDTLLTTKVKASLVDAKDISANSFKVVTERGEVYLMGRVTQFEANRATEIARGVSGVTKVVRVFEYISEEEYKQYQNTPAPAQASN
- a CDS encoding phosphoheptose isomerase; amino-acid sequence: MTNQRILSHFHESAETKIQSATVLAQPIAQAIELMFSALSNGNKILACGNGGSAADSQHFAAELVGRFERERFPLPALALTTDTSLLTAVANDYSYREIFSKQVQAFGQAGDILLAISTSGNSANVMAAIEAALEREMRVVALTGKGGGAIGKMLTDADVHICVPAERTARIQEVHLTCIHCICDGIDVALFGGDVHE
- a CDS encoding sensor histidine kinase, yielding MIVRALKALLFLLVVAAHALAGAEPPASPPASPPISRPLLADFTHTAWTALDGAPVGVTKFAQGPDGWLWIATPTGLYRYDGVRFDRTDKVHGHPLQSSNIMALTTTPDGAMWVGYRVGGIAVFRKDGSRTYMEGDGVQPVGVMHLEAAPDGAIWAAMRDGVAVLAPGARRFAYLREEAGLPTRGVFQVLFARDGTTWVGTNSGAYFRRPGETRFTHAWPRKALVWLCEGPDGTIWGNDFERGYHRVRTAPPPAGQPAAPAFAGIGMLFDRRGTMWVTHADSLERKVSPNAAGRPDQFLSPLNGITGPILGAIFQDREGNLWIGTSGGIDRLRPNRLHTVPVATPLEYPVLVAGPAGDMWVGDYARDLWRYGPDGRIAREVPGAITASYTAPDGTLWLGGMEGVLRRDPDGTLAAIPFPGGVKTYRVHAMQQDREGALWASFNLGTGVHKLVGGQWVKSGGLRDIPELLTTAMARDGAGALWMAHVRSQVTVVDGANVRRLGPAQGLDLGTVLTLHFDSKAGSGAMWAGGENGVALYRNGRFTALHGERQERFRGVSGIVRMPDGDLWLHGADGLYRVPAARLDGWLNNGAAVDFERFDARDGMQGHATQLRPVPSLRRSRDGLLWYATTGSVGTIDPAAIPRNPLAPPVDITGIVADGQPHAIASHAIAGHAIATRALDLPRGTRNLQVDFTALSLSIPERVRLRYRLVGLDRGWQDAAGRRQANYTNLAPGSYRFEVIASNEDNLWNMEGAALEIGIPPTFVQSIWFKLLLVAATLLLLYVAYAVRIRYLTRLMQERLHERLTERTRIARTLHDTLLQSMQSLLLSFDAHSRYLPEGTVERTRLDQTLDLAERLLMEGRDQIMVLRESAAPEILELTLGQYGKGLASHAPHAFDMKVTGTPRPLRPDVHEELYAIAREALFNASRYAHATRIELDLGYGATAFVMRIRDNGQGLEEPVAMAGHRPGHWGLVGMRERAGVIGATLEIDSKPGAGTAITVSVPARKAY
- a CDS encoding sensor histidine kinase, whose product is MKTRTYLLLMLVAIIVPVACLATFGLAMLLQSERESRIRGIEEMANSTSLQIDSEIARAEAANRIVANSREIRTDDIEGLYQLLSATRTSPLSWTMIADYSGSGVINTLVPYGTPLAKNTGKWAADIYDAQRTRVGGYFIGAKSKRGVVSVNVPVPKAVGRQYVVVQIFDPNYFNKVFQRHTLGPGWIIGVFDANGISIARNRAAAQFVGKPVRPALYEASRRQANGMVDNVTREGVRVYTVFVRSSLTNWTVAIGVPVDEIESAARLTTWYAAAALLAILGVAVSIAVFFARRIDRALKGATSAAQALAEGTVVSVAPSGLQEADGLSHVLHRTGLALAHESAARAALEDERERLLAMERSARLRAEAQDEAKDNFISMLSHELRNPLAALTNAVAAVRMPGMPAPNRDRAWDIVNRQLAHLTHMVGDLLDVRRVLSGKVTLRTARVNVGELVKFCCDAKMVANTKDHEWMVWVEDAYATGDTNRLTQVVDNLLANAIKYTPAGGSISVRTSCTDGMVVIDVSDTGVGIAPDVLPTIFDSLVQGPTTIDRSQGGLGLGLSIARGLVHMHGGSITADSDGPGEGSRFTVRLPQAAGDAPPA
- a CDS encoding YraN family protein gives rise to the protein MAQTDLQRKGQLGEDAALDHLRLHGLALVERNFRCKGGELDLIMRDGTHLVFVEVRRRRSRAFGGAAASITPAKQRRMKIAAQVFLLRYPKLPPCRFDVVAIDGDAIGWLKNVLD